From the Yoonia rosea genome, the window GCCGCTGTTTGAGGCCTTTGGCGATGCATGCCGCGCATGGGCATCCGGTGGGCTGCGCAAAGCAGGCTGACTGATTTCGATCAATCTGGCGTCACGTGCTCTTTGCTATGGTCCCACCAGCAGCAAGGAGCATCACAATGAATATTCTGATCGCCTATGCCTCGACCGAGGGGCAGACCCGCAAGATCGCACGTTATGCCGCCGATTATCTGAACGGGCAGGGGCATACTGTCGAACTGTGCGGTGCCGCAGACGCCAAAGATGCGGAACTTGCCCGTTTTGATGCGGTCTTGCTGGCGGGCTCAGTTCATGCGGGAAAATATCAAAAACCGCTCGTGGCCTTTGCCAAGAACAAAGCAAGTGATCTGGCGCATGTGCGATCCGCCTTCCTGTCGGTCTCATTGGCCGCTGCCGGTGATGACCCTGATGATTGGAAAGGACTGTCGGACTGCGTGACCCGCTTTGCGGAAAAGACAGGCTGGACACCCCCGACCGTGATGCATGTCGCGGGGGCGTTCCGTTTCTCGGAGTATGATTTTTTCAAATCATGGGCGATGCGTTGGATTGCAGCGCAAAAGGACCACGAGGTGAAGCCGGGGCAGGACAAGGAATACACCGACTGGGCGGCCCTGAAAAAGACGCTCGACGGGTGGCTTGCAGGCGGGTAAGCCCCGCCCGCACCTTATAAAATCAAGTCAAAAGTCTTGATCAGCGGCAATTCACGCGCCCGCGTGCCCGTCAGATCGAACAAAGCGTTCCCCAAAGCAGGCATGGACGGCGGTGTGCCGGGTTCACCGGCCCCGCCCATGAAGGGATTGGTCTCCAGCAGGCGCACTTCGAATTCCGGCACCGTGTGCATCCGCATCGCGTCATAGTCATAGAAGTTGCCTTGCTCGACCATGCCATCCGCAAAGGTGATCTCTTCCTGCATCGCCGCAGAGAAACCGTAGATTGCCCCCGAGGTCATCTGCGCCTCAACGATACTTGGGTCCAGCACCGTGCCCAGATCGGCCGCGATCCAGCATTTGTTGATCCTGATGCCGCGCCCTGTGTCCTCGACCTCGACAACCTGCGCAACGGGCGTGCCGAACGAAAAGCTGAAGGCCACACCGCGCCCGATATTGGCAGGGGTCTGGCCGGTCCAGCCCGCCATCTCGCCCACTGCTTCGATCACGCCGGCAGACGGGGCGTGTTCGGCGCGCGCCAGATCAAGCCGGAATTGCAGGGGGTCTGTGCCAGCGGCATGGGCCATCTCGTCAATGAAGGTATCCAGCATAAAGCCGTTGATCGAGGCCCCCACCGAGCGCCAGAACCCGATTGGCACATCGATATTCGTCAGGTGACCGGCAATGCGGAAATGGGGGATTGCATAGGGTTGATCCGCCGCACCTTCCACATGCAACCGGTCAGGGCCGGGGGGCACCGCACCGGTCTGGCGCAGCGAAGAGCTGTGAAACACCGAAGGTGCGGCGACCTTGCCGTCAACCAGCACCGCCTTGCCATCCTGCACCACACCGCGGAACTGCGCGATGGCCGCGGGTCGGTAAAAATCGCGCCGCATGTCTTCCTCACGGCTCCAGATCATTCGGATCGGCGTGTCAGGCATGGCGGCGGCGATGCGCGCGGCAAGCACCGAGAAGTCCATCTCGCCACGGCGCCCGAAACCGCCACCCAGATAGGTTGTGTGCAGCGTCACCTGTTCCGGTGTCAGACCCACAGCCTTTGCACAGGCATCGCGGATCATCGTGGGTGCCTGATTGCCCGACCAGACCTCAAGCGCGTCGCCAGTAAAAAGGGCCGTGGCACTCATCGGCTCCATCGTTGCATGGGCCAGCCAGGGCACATAGTATTCTGCCGTAATTTCAGTGCCTTCCACGGCGCTTGTGACGTCGCCATCATCGCGCACCATGCTGTCGGCATCTTCATCGAGAGACGCCGCAATTGCAGCACGCAGCCCCTCGGTATCGACAGGGTAATTCGCAGGCGTCCATGTGATATCCACGGCCTCGGCCGCCTGCATCGCAAGCCAAGTATTGCTGGCAATCACCGCGATCCCGTCGCCCAGATCAATGATCGCCTCGACCCCGTCCATGTCGCGGGCGGCGCTGTCGTCATAGCTGTCCATGCCCGCACGCGTCGGGCTCATGCGGACGGTGGCGAATTTCATGCCATCCAATTGCGTGTCGGTGGCAAACTTAGCTGTTCCGGTAACTTTTCCAACCATGTCAAGGCGGGGCATGGATTTGCCCAGATATTTCCATGTCGCAGGGTCACGCAATGCCACATCAGGGGGGGTGATACCCGCCAATGCCTCGGCCAGATCACCATAGGCGATGGTCGTGCCATCTGGGGCAATCACGGTGCTGTTTTCGGTCCGCAGGTCGCTGGCAGGCACACCAAGCCGTTCCGCGGCTGCCAGTTTCAGCGCCTCGCGCGCCGACGCGCCCGCATGGCGCATCCGCTCGTAGAAATCCTTCATCGAGGTTGATCCGCCGGTCGCCTGCAGGTCGAGCAATTTGCCCACCTTGCCGATCTGTTCGCGCATCTCGTGCTTGAAGGGGGTGTCTTTATAATGCGCGCCGGGGATCGCCATGCCGAGGAAGACCGAGTTGTAATAGGCCTGAGCCGGCGGACCATGTAGCACGGTGATGTCTTCCCATGCGACGTCGAGTTCTTCAGCGGCGAGTGCGGCCAGCGTCGTCTGCACCCCTTGGCCCATTTCCGCGCGGGGCGCGATCAGGGTCACACCGTCGCGGGTGATCAGCACGAAAGGGTTCAGCGTCGCCTCTCCATCGCCTGCCACCAGCGGGTTCGGCGCGTCTTTGTTCATCTGGTAGATGCCAAAGGCCGCACCGCCCACGATCGCGGCAGAGCCGATCAGGAACGTGCGGCGGGCAATTGTCTTGAGACGACCCATCTTAAGTCTCCTCTGACAGACGCTGGGCGGCATCTTTGATCGCCGCGCGAATACGAGGGTAGGTGCCGCAGCGGCACAGGTTTCCCTGCATCGCATCGTCAATGTCCTGATCGGTCGGGTCAGGCGTTTGCGCGAGAAGGGCCGCCGCGTTCATGATCTGGCCCGACTGGCAATAGCCGCATTGCGCCACCTGATGATCAACCCAGGCCTGCTGAATCGTGGCCATCGCGTCAGGGGTGCCAAGCCCTTCGATCGTTGTCACCTCACCCCAGACATCGGCCAAAGCCACCTGACATGAGCGGACCGCCTCCCCGTCAATATGCACGGTACAGGCCCCACAGGCGGCCACGCCACAGCCGAATTTGGTACCTGTCAGCCCGATTTCATCGCGCAAGACCCATAACAAGGGCACATTTTCTGGCAGGTCCACGTCATGCGCGGTGCCGTTGATGGTGAGGCGAGTGGCCATGATACTGCTCCAAATGTGAACTGGATAGTTTAGTTTAAGTCAGATATTTAACGCGTGCAATGGGCCGTGTCGTGACGTCACTCACGTCACCCGCAGCCCCTTGATGTCACCCAGAAGGGTGGGAATCTTATCCTTGAAACGGAAAAACCCGTGCGTGGCATACGGCCAGGCAGCACTGTCATAAGGTCGGATGACTTGGCAGAGGCGGACATCTTTCAGCACGTCACGCGTCGGGCCGGTTGGAATGTATGAGGTGACGATTTGCTCGATGTTATGCGCTGATGCCCATTCTGCAACAGTCTCGGGCGTGACCTGCGCGATTGGCCCCAGTTTGTCGGCATAGCGCGCTGCTGCATCTTTTTGTGCATCAGCCACAAATGCCGTGACACGGTCGCTCACGGCCAGCGGGCTGCGCGTGGCGGTTGTTTGCACCATCGCCACTGCGCAGGGCTGAAAATGATGGGCTAGCCATCCCGGTGACAGGTCTTCTTCGGTGATCAAGAGCCCCGTGCGTAATGCGGGATCATAGCTATCCGACACCGGCACAGGCCCGCGTGGCGGCGCGGGTGGCCCTTCCAACGGTGCTGCAAAAGTCGCCAGACCCTTGGGATCAAACCGCCCTTCGGTGTATTTCGCGATGTTGTCGGGACGCGCCAGATAGGTCTTGCCAACAGTCTGCAACCCGCCGACCCAACGCCAAGACAGGGTGTTGGAGGCCGGATCGCCATCCAGTAGATGCCGCATGAAAAAATCCGCGCCCAAAGTCCACGGCAGGCGCA encodes:
- a CDS encoding flavodoxin domain-containing protein, with protein sequence MNILIAYASTEGQTRKIARYAADYLNGQGHTVELCGAADAKDAELARFDAVLLAGSVHAGKYQKPLVAFAKNKASDLAHVRSAFLSVSLAAAGDDPDDWKGLSDCVTRFAEKTGWTPPTVMHVAGAFRFSEYDFFKSWAMRWIAAQKDHEVKPGQDKEYTDWAALKKTLDGWLAGG
- a CDS encoding xanthine dehydrogenase family protein molybdopterin-binding subunit codes for the protein MGRLKTIARRTFLIGSAAIVGGAAFGIYQMNKDAPNPLVAGDGEATLNPFVLITRDGVTLIAPRAEMGQGVQTTLAALAAEELDVAWEDITVLHGPPAQAYYNSVFLGMAIPGAHYKDTPFKHEMREQIGKVGKLLDLQATGGSTSMKDFYERMRHAGASAREALKLAAAERLGVPASDLRTENSTVIAPDGTTIAYGDLAEALAGITPPDVALRDPATWKYLGKSMPRLDMVGKVTGTAKFATDTQLDGMKFATVRMSPTRAGMDSYDDSAARDMDGVEAIIDLGDGIAVIASNTWLAMQAAEAVDITWTPANYPVDTEGLRAAIAASLDEDADSMVRDDGDVTSAVEGTEITAEYYVPWLAHATMEPMSATALFTGDALEVWSGNQAPTMIRDACAKAVGLTPEQVTLHTTYLGGGFGRRGEMDFSVLAARIAAAMPDTPIRMIWSREEDMRRDFYRPAAIAQFRGVVQDGKAVLVDGKVAAPSVFHSSSLRQTGAVPPGPDRLHVEGAADQPYAIPHFRIAGHLTNIDVPIGFWRSVGASINGFMLDTFIDEMAHAAGTDPLQFRLDLARAEHAPSAGVIEAVGEMAGWTGQTPANIGRGVAFSFSFGTPVAQVVEVEDTGRGIRINKCWIAADLGTVLDPSIVEAQMTSGAIYGFSAAMQEEITFADGMVEQGNFYDYDAMRMHTVPEFEVRLLETNPFMGGAGEPGTPPSMPALGNALFDLTGTRARELPLIKTFDLIL
- a CDS encoding (2Fe-2S)-binding protein yields the protein MATRLTINGTAHDVDLPENVPLLWVLRDEIGLTGTKFGCGVAACGACTVHIDGEAVRSCQVALADVWGEVTTIEGLGTPDAMATIQQAWVDHQVAQCGYCQSGQIMNAAALLAQTPDPTDQDIDDAMQGNLCRCGTYPRIRAAIKDAAQRLSEET
- a CDS encoding FAD-binding domain-containing protein, with amino-acid sequence MFDPTYAAALSRLNAFAPKAGRDYAGKRNYDDVAHVSALSPYIRHRMITEEDVLKTVLARHSATAAEKFIQEVYWRTYWKGWLELRPAVWDMYRADLNGALNRIQTESGLRQDWEAACKGETGIECFDHWARQLADTGYLHNHARMWFASIWIFTLRLPWTLGADFFMRHLLDGDPASNTLSWRWVGGLQTVGKTYLARPDNIAKYTEGRFDPKGLATFAAPLEGPPAPPRGPVPVSDSYDPALRTGLLITEEDLSPGWLAHHFQPCAVAMVQTTATRSPLAVSDRVTAFVADAQKDAAARYADKLGPIAQVTPETVAEWASAHNIEQIVTSYIPTGPTRDVLKDVRLCQVIRPYDSAAWPYATHGFFRFKDKIPTLLGDIKGLRVT